From the Pseudomonas sp. SORT22 genome, one window contains:
- a CDS encoding sigma-70 family RNA polymerase sigma factor: protein MPSRESVHTLYSHHHGWLNTWLRSKLGNAADAADLAQDTFVRLLQRRELLELNAPRAFLRTIARGLVIDHWRREELQRAYLEALAHLPEAEVPSLETRELLLELLERIAQMLDGLKPKVRRAFLLAQCEGLSHKDIAEQMGVSLRSVERYVADALYHCYLLRYESEA, encoded by the coding sequence ATGCCCTCTCGAGAGTCCGTGCACACGCTTTACAGCCATCACCACGGCTGGCTGAACACCTGGCTGCGCAGCAAGCTGGGCAACGCCGCCGATGCCGCGGACCTGGCCCAGGACACTTTCGTGCGCCTGTTGCAGCGGCGTGAACTGTTGGAGCTGAACGCCCCCCGGGCATTCCTGCGTACCATCGCTCGCGGCCTGGTGATCGACCACTGGCGCCGTGAGGAGCTGCAGCGCGCCTACCTCGAAGCCCTGGCGCATCTGCCAGAGGCCGAAGTGCCTTCGCTTGAAACCCGCGAACTGCTGCTGGAGCTGCTTGAGCGCATCGCGCAGATGCTCGACGGCCTCAAGCCGAAAGTGCGTCGTGCGTTTCTCCTGGCCCAGTGCGAGGGCTTGAGCCACAAGGACATTGCCGAACAGATGGGCGTGTCGCTGCGCTCGGTTGAGCGCTACGTGGCCGATGCGCTCTATCATTGCTACCTGCTGCGCTACGAGTCAGAGGCGTAA
- a CDS encoding TonB-dependent siderophore receptor — protein sequence MRNASPLLRLNKKNDFQPVLDSACSSVLGKAIRAALLGTALGITAVPAMTLASPAGSVSQQYNIPAGSLDEVLNQFARQAQITLSSTPQMTQGLQSPGLQGSYATDQALRQLLNGSGLEALSQDGGSYVLRAQAQDAALSLPSTEVREFALGNALGSMEGYNATHSQVATKTSAPILETSQSVSVVTRQQMDDQGSQTVAQAMRYTPGVLTNPYGATHRYDYVAMRGFNDGSVDNIYLDGLKSMGDSGTYSTMQVDPYFLERVDILKGPSSVLYGRSSPGGLVALTSKKPLYEAYHQVQATVGTQGQRGVGFDFSGPLNDDKRIAYRLVGLADQSDTQFDHNEEKRFALAPTVSINFSEDTSLTLQAYLQHDPDGGYHGGVPADGALHQRNGQRISDHFFEGEPGVDRYERDQQSFGYQFEHRFNDVFTARQNFRYLDSTVKMDQVYAWGWTTPTSNELNRYYTGGDEKLHAYIIDNMLQAEYFTGSAKHTTLLGLDYQRRKTVVDWRSGSLAPINAFDPQYGNSQITYYNPTSYLRRLQQTGVYLQDLIELDQWRFSLGLRQDWVKTSDENRIAEASRPLGTRISDQRTKLTGRAGVLYLFENGIAPYISYSESFNPNSYADQAGNPLAPTEGTQWEAGIKYQPPGTDNLFTASVFRIEQENLASKLPQEEFYRPVGQVRSQGLELEAHMQVTDNLKVLGSYTFTDIEYAKSMPSTLFGSDLDNKGNSPTQAPRHMASLWADYNFRQGALDGLRLGGGVRYVGYSWVDAENTMKVPSYTLFDASVGYDLGKVGLKGVDVRLNANNLTNESYIASCASLSYCYMGEERNVSATVSYQF from the coding sequence ATGCGTAATGCTTCGCCCCTGTTGCGGCTCAACAAGAAGAATGATTTTCAACCTGTCTTAGATTCTGCCTGTTCCAGTGTCCTCGGCAAGGCCATCCGCGCCGCGCTGCTCGGCACCGCCCTGGGCATCACTGCGGTGCCGGCAATGACACTTGCCTCACCAGCAGGCAGTGTCAGCCAGCAGTACAACATCCCTGCCGGCTCCCTGGATGAGGTGCTCAACCAGTTCGCCCGCCAGGCTCAGATCACCCTGTCGAGCACCCCGCAAATGACCCAGGGCCTGCAGTCGCCGGGCCTGCAAGGCAGCTACGCCACCGACCAGGCGCTGCGCCAGTTGCTTAATGGTTCAGGCCTGGAGGCCCTCAGCCAGGATGGCGGCAGCTATGTGCTGCGGGCTCAGGCACAGGACGCAGCGCTGTCGCTGCCTAGCACCGAAGTGCGTGAGTTCGCCCTGGGTAACGCCCTGGGCAGCATGGAAGGCTACAACGCCACTCACAGCCAGGTTGCGACCAAGACCAGTGCGCCGATCCTGGAAACCTCGCAGTCTGTATCGGTGGTGACCCGTCAGCAAATGGACGACCAGGGCTCGCAGACCGTGGCCCAGGCCATGCGCTACACCCCGGGCGTGCTGACCAACCCTTATGGTGCGACACACCGCTACGACTACGTAGCCATGCGCGGCTTCAACGACGGCTCTGTGGATAACATCTACCTGGACGGCCTCAAGTCCATGGGTGACAGCGGCACCTACAGCACCATGCAGGTCGATCCGTACTTTCTTGAGCGCGTGGACATCCTCAAGGGGCCATCTTCGGTGCTCTATGGCCGCAGCTCACCCGGCGGCCTGGTCGCCCTGACCAGCAAGAAGCCACTGTACGAGGCCTACCATCAGGTACAGGCCACTGTTGGCACCCAGGGCCAGCGTGGTGTCGGTTTCGACTTCAGCGGCCCGCTGAATGACGACAAGCGCATCGCCTACCGTCTGGTGGGCCTGGCCGATCAGTCCGACACCCAGTTCGACCACAACGAGGAAAAACGCTTCGCCCTGGCCCCGACTGTCAGCATCAATTTCAGCGAAGACACCTCGCTGACCCTGCAGGCCTACCTGCAGCACGACCCCGACGGCGGCTATCACGGCGGCGTGCCGGCCGATGGCGCGCTACACCAGCGCAATGGCCAGCGTATCTCCGATCACTTCTTCGAAGGCGAGCCGGGTGTCGACCGCTACGAGCGCGACCAGCAGTCGTTCGGCTATCAGTTCGAGCATCGCTTCAACGACGTCTTCACCGCGCGGCAGAACTTCCGCTACCTGGACTCGACGGTGAAAATGGACCAGGTGTATGCCTGGGGCTGGACCACGCCGACCAGCAACGAGCTGAACCGCTACTACACCGGCGGCGATGAAAAGCTCCACGCGTACATCATCGACAACATGCTCCAGGCCGAATACTTTACCGGCAGTGCCAAGCACACCACCCTGCTGGGCCTGGACTATCAGCGGCGCAAAACCGTGGTCGACTGGCGCAGTGGCTCGCTGGCGCCGATCAACGCCTTCGACCCGCAGTACGGCAACTCGCAAATCACCTACTACAACCCCACCAGCTACCTGCGTCGGCTGCAGCAGACCGGCGTGTACCTACAGGACCTGATCGAGCTCGACCAGTGGCGCTTCTCCCTGGGCCTGCGTCAGGACTGGGTGAAGACCTCGGACGAGAACCGTATCGCCGAAGCCAGCCGCCCGCTGGGCACCAGGATCAGCGACCAGCGCACCAAACTGACCGGCCGCGCCGGCGTGCTGTACCTGTTCGAAAACGGCATTGCGCCGTACATCAGCTATTCCGAGTCGTTCAACCCCAACTCCTACGCCGACCAGGCCGGCAATCCGCTGGCGCCGACCGAGGGCACCCAGTGGGAAGCCGGCATCAAGTACCAGCCACCGGGCACTGACAACCTGTTCACCGCTTCGGTGTTCCGCATCGAGCAGGAGAACCTGGCCTCTAAGCTGCCGCAGGAAGAGTTCTATCGTCCTGTAGGCCAGGTCCGTTCCCAGGGCCTGGAGCTGGAAGCCCACATGCAGGTCACCGACAACCTGAAAGTGCTCGGCAGCTACACCTTCACCGACATCGAGTACGCCAAGTCGATGCCAAGCACGCTGTTCGGCAGCGACCTCGACAACAAGGGCAACTCGCCTACCCAGGCACCGCGACACATGGCCTCGCTGTGGGCTGACTACAACTTCCGCCAGGGCGCCCTCGACGGCCTGCGCCTGGGCGGCGGTGTGCGTTATGTCGGCTACAGCTGGGTGGATGCCGAGAACACCATGAAGGTGCCCTCCTACACCCTGTTCGACGCGTCGGTTGGCTATGACCTGGGCAAGGTCGGGCTCAAGGGCGTGGATGTGCGGCTCAATGCCAACAACCTCACCAATGAGAGCTACATCGCCTCCTGTGCCAGCCTGAGTTACTGCTACATGGGCGAAGAGCGCAATGTCAGCGCCACGGTCAGCTACCAGTTCTGA
- a CDS encoding FecR family protein, whose protein sequence is MTTLNPGPRVVKQAIHWMLKLRESGHNARLQQQCEQWRATHQEHELAWQRVQSLQQELNLRAVPGASVALQTLENSSQRLQRRQALKLLSGVLVLGSATWLGKDLQLISPWTADFASATGQRRSVRLPDGSLLQLNTNSAADLAFEADQRLIRLKHGELMLTCAKDTSTPARPLLVSTREALLQGFDGRFVVRQDDDCTRVSVSQGSVAIHSPGPMQWIHAGQSYRLDARGATLLHNQDMDAGAWAEGLIVTRDMRLGDFLAEVGRYRHGYVSCADDIADLRLSGVFRLADTDKLLQLLPQTLPIKVSYRTRWWVRLERLA, encoded by the coding sequence ATGACCACCCTCAACCCCGGCCCGCGCGTGGTCAAGCAAGCCATCCACTGGATGCTCAAGCTGCGCGAAAGCGGCCACAACGCGCGGCTGCAGCAGCAATGCGAACAGTGGCGTGCAACCCATCAGGAGCACGAGCTGGCCTGGCAACGAGTGCAGTCGCTGCAGCAGGAACTCAACCTGCGCGCCGTGCCAGGGGCCAGTGTGGCCTTGCAGACCCTTGAGAACAGCAGCCAGCGCCTGCAACGACGCCAGGCCCTGAAGCTGCTCAGCGGCGTGCTGGTGCTCGGCTCGGCGACCTGGCTGGGTAAGGACCTGCAGCTAATCAGCCCCTGGACTGCGGATTTCGCCAGCGCCACCGGCCAGCGTCGCAGCGTGCGCCTGCCCGATGGCTCGCTGCTGCAACTGAACACCAACAGCGCCGCAGACCTTGCCTTTGAGGCCGATCAGCGCCTGATTCGTCTCAAGCACGGCGAGTTGATGCTGACCTGCGCCAAAGACACAAGCACCCCGGCTCGACCGTTGCTGGTCAGCACCCGCGAAGCCTTGCTGCAAGGCTTCGACGGCCGCTTCGTGGTGCGCCAGGACGACGACTGCACCCGCGTCAGCGTCAGCCAGGGCAGCGTCGCCATCCACTCGCCAGGCCCGATGCAATGGATTCACGCCGGCCAGAGCTATCGCCTCGATGCCCGCGGCGCGACCCTGCTGCACAATCAGGACATGGATGCCGGCGCCTGGGCCGAAGGGCTGATCGTCACCCGCGACATGCGCCTGGGTGATTTTCTCGCTGAAGTCGGGCGCTATCGCCATGGCTATGTCAGCTGCGCCGACGACATTGCCGACTTGCGCCTGTCAGGTGTGTTCCGCCTTGCAGACACCGACAAGCTGTTGCAACTGCTGCCGCAGACACTGCCGATCAAGGTCAGCTATCGCACCCGCTGGTGGGTGCGCCTGGAACGGCTGGCCTGA
- a CDS encoding non-ribosomal peptide synthetase gives MRRLQICLIGTSPALALLHQELLDHGHALYLADSAAALQHRPWPRPQLLIDDGSLALSASDWQGLGDCALLSLRLGLNLHSTGELPNLELLCWTGTATAQRLIERQPLAAEVSGNGQQLRRKTIDSLQQALALHVSRFSRNPDYLQQAAAISPGQEDQQQGLGWLEQLAWLHRYNQHDSLPLLATGEVALIERLQQSLQLHAERPALNLNGQRISYARLHAQAVAIQQLMAGLAIDADPPVIGVCMGKSAALYASLLAVFGYGAVYLPLDPAHPAERLRYILKNAGASLLLHDGQVPVDDLAVKSLDLRQLPAALAQPLPSLLRQRPAPDAPCVAIYTSGTTGQPKGVLLSQRNLSHFQVWYSAHVQLDEHSRALQFSTIGFDASLLDILPTWVAGGELVVPTQDQRRDPAQLLALMREQHVTHAFLPPALLSILPRDQTLELKHLVTGGDVCEPEVIARLAGQCQLHNIYGPTETTVLATTRVFNTGDNNRNLGCPIANTRVLILDENLQPVIENCPGELYIAGPGVGLGYLNNPALSNERFLNLSPGDSSLLRVYRTGDIGKWTAEGIELCGRRDNQVKIRGFRVEPEEIEHCLRSSGLFRQVAVIIDAQRRILAFCAQATGDDSEAALRQHAEQRLPDYMRPGFYQQLAQMPYTANGKVDRQALAALPLGLAPSRHHFGPLTPVEAQLVGLWSTLLELPEQDISTDASFFSLGGHSILLSRLLLAIREQFGRGIAINRFIEMPTVQRLATLVSGEQAQLPGLDPQAERDACRELGLQVLPVAQLGDVHKVIVTGANSFLGVHLVEALLQWGASEVACLVRANASQSAEQRFSAALVENGLHGLDMSRVKVFAADLRQPRLGLAEADYNYLDSEYGALLHNAAQVNHVLDYQSLAADNVEPLFECLRLCEGRRKKVFNFISTLSACSAIDADGQVLEQDPATTPPIYIRNGYNLSKWVGERILQRARAQGVWVNLYRPGNITFDSRNGICQPQRNRLMLMLKGSLQLGQVPALELNFDLMPVDFLARFIAFHSSRYQPERAVFNLHNPEPLSWRDYVSVFRDSGRPFELVSVEQWQRQLQRVDRDNALFDVLGFYLDGFEEDIGDISRIQHDNARAGVQRMGARYPRKTPQLLQRGCQYLHDIAFI, from the coding sequence ATGAGACGCCTGCAAATCTGTCTGATCGGCACAAGCCCGGCATTGGCCCTGCTGCACCAGGAACTGCTCGACCATGGGCACGCGCTGTACCTGGCCGATAGCGCCGCAGCCTTGCAGCATCGCCCGTGGCCCCGGCCACAGCTGCTCATCGATGATGGCAGCCTGGCGCTGAGTGCCAGCGATTGGCAGGGGCTTGGCGACTGCGCGTTGTTGAGCCTGCGCCTGGGGCTCAACCTGCACAGTACTGGCGAACTGCCGAACCTTGAGCTGTTGTGCTGGACCGGCACAGCCACCGCGCAGCGGTTGATCGAGCGCCAGCCGCTAGCAGCGGAGGTGTCCGGCAATGGCCAGCAACTGCGCCGGAAGACCATCGACAGCCTGCAGCAAGCCCTCGCGCTGCACGTCAGCCGTTTCTCGCGAAACCCCGACTACCTGCAGCAGGCAGCCGCCATCAGCCCCGGGCAGGAGGACCAGCAACAAGGTCTTGGCTGGCTGGAGCAACTGGCCTGGCTGCATCGCTACAACCAGCACGACAGCCTGCCATTGCTGGCAACTGGCGAAGTAGCGCTGATCGAGCGCCTGCAGCAGAGCCTGCAACTTCATGCCGAACGCCCGGCGCTGAACCTCAACGGCCAGCGCATCAGCTATGCCCGACTGCACGCCCAGGCGGTCGCCATCCAGCAATTGATGGCCGGCTTGGCTATTGACGCCGACCCGCCAGTGATTGGCGTTTGCATGGGCAAATCCGCAGCGCTCTACGCCAGCCTGCTCGCGGTATTCGGCTATGGGGCGGTGTACTTGCCGCTGGATCCTGCGCACCCCGCCGAGCGTCTGCGTTACATCCTCAAGAACGCCGGCGCCAGCCTGTTGCTGCATGACGGTCAAGTCCCAGTGGATGACTTGGCTGTGAAAAGCCTCGACCTGCGCCAGTTGCCCGCAGCGTTGGCGCAGCCGTTGCCGTCATTACTGCGCCAGCGACCGGCGCCAGACGCCCCGTGCGTGGCGATCTACACCTCGGGCACCACTGGCCAGCCCAAGGGCGTGCTGCTCAGCCAGCGTAACCTCAGCCACTTCCAGGTCTGGTACAGCGCCCACGTGCAACTCGATGAGCACAGCCGGGCATTGCAGTTTTCGACCATCGGCTTCGATGCCTCGCTGCTGGACATCCTGCCCACCTGGGTCGCCGGCGGCGAACTGGTGGTGCCCACGCAAGACCAGCGCCGCGACCCGGCTCAATTGCTGGCGCTGATGCGCGAACAGCACGTCACCCACGCCTTCCTGCCGCCGGCACTGCTGAGCATCCTGCCGCGCGATCAAACCCTGGAGTTGAAGCACCTGGTCACCGGTGGCGACGTCTGTGAACCGGAGGTGATTGCACGCCTGGCCGGGCAGTGCCAACTGCACAACATCTATGGCCCGACCGAGACCACGGTACTGGCCACCACCCGGGTGTTCAACACTGGCGACAACAACCGCAACCTGGGTTGCCCGATCGCCAACACGCGGGTGCTGATCCTCGACGAAAACCTGCAACCGGTGATCGAAAACTGCCCCGGTGAGTTGTATATCGCAGGGCCGGGCGTGGGCTTGGGCTATCTGAACAATCCTGCCCTGAGCAACGAGCGCTTCCTCAACCTCAGCCCAGGCGACAGCAGCCTGTTGCGCGTGTATCGCACCGGCGATATCGGCAAATGGACGGCCGAGGGTATCGAGCTTTGTGGCCGGCGCGACAACCAGGTGAAGATTCGCGGCTTTCGCGTCGAGCCCGAAGAGATCGAGCACTGCCTGCGCAGCAGCGGCCTGTTCCGCCAGGTGGCGGTGATCATCGATGCCCAGCGGCGGATCCTGGCGTTCTGCGCGCAAGCCACCGGTGATGACAGCGAAGCGGCGCTGCGCCAGCACGCCGAGCAAAGGCTGCCCGACTACATGCGCCCGGGTTTCTATCAGCAACTGGCGCAGATGCCCTACACCGCCAACGGCAAAGTTGACCGCCAGGCGCTGGCGGCACTGCCGCTGGGTTTGGCGCCGAGCCGGCATCACTTCGGTCCGCTAACCCCGGTCGAAGCGCAGCTGGTTGGCCTGTGGAGCACGCTGCTGGAACTGCCCGAGCAGGACATTTCCACCGACGCCAGCTTCTTCAGCCTCGGTGGCCATTCGATCCTGCTGTCGCGCCTGTTGCTGGCCATTCGCGAACAGTTCGGCCGCGGCATTGCGATCAACCGCTTTATCGAGATGCCGACAGTGCAACGCCTGGCCACCCTGGTCAGCGGTGAGCAGGCACAGCTGCCTGGCCTCGACCCGCAAGCTGAACGCGACGCCTGCCGCGAACTGGGCTTGCAGGTGCTGCCAGTGGCGCAACTGGGCGATGTGCACAAGGTGATCGTCACCGGCGCCAACAGCTTTCTTGGCGTGCACCTGGTCGAAGCGCTGCTGCAATGGGGCGCCAGCGAAGTGGCCTGCCTGGTGCGCGCCAACGCCAGTCAGTCAGCCGAGCAACGCTTTAGCGCGGCGCTGGTAGAGAACGGCTTGCATGGGCTGGACATGAGCCGGGTGAAAGTCTTCGCCGCCGACCTGCGCCAGCCGCGCCTGGGCCTCGCCGAAGCCGACTACAACTACCTCGACAGCGAGTACGGCGCGCTGTTGCACAACGCCGCGCAGGTCAACCATGTGCTGGATTACCAGAGCCTCGCCGCCGACAACGTCGAACCGCTGTTCGAGTGCCTGCGCCTGTGCGAAGGCCGGCGCAAGAAGGTCTTCAATTTCATCTCGACCCTGTCGGCGTGCAGCGCCATTGACGCCGACGGCCAGGTGCTCGAACAAGACCCGGCCACCACCCCGCCGATCTATATCCGCAACGGCTACAACCTGAGCAAATGGGTGGGCGAGCGCATTCTTCAGCGCGCCCGCGCCCAGGGCGTGTGGGTCAACCTGTACCGCCCCGGCAACATCACCTTCGACAGCCGCAATGGCATCTGCCAGCCCCAGCGCAACCGGTTGATGCTGATGCTCAAAGGCTCGCTGCAACTCGGCCAGGTGCCGGCGCTGGAGCTCAACTTCGACCTGATGCCGGTGGACTTTCTGGCCCGCTTCATCGCCTTCCACAGCAGCCGCTACCAGCCCGAACGGGCGGTGTTCAACCTGCACAACCCCGAGCCTTTGAGCTGGCGCGATTACGTCTCGGTGTTCCGCGACAGCGGCAGGCCATTCGAGCTGGTCAGCGTTGAGCAGTGGCAGCGGCAGTTGCAGCGGGTCGACCGCGACAACGCCCTGTTCGATGTGCTGGGTTTCTACCTGGACGGCTTTGAGGAAGACATCGGCGACATCTCGCGAATCCAGCACGACAACGCCCGCGCCGGCGTCCAGCGCATGGGCGCCCGTTACCCGCGCAAAACCCCGCAGCTGCTGCAACGCGGCTGCCAGTACCTGCACGACATCGCCTTCATCTGA
- a CDS encoding thioesterase domain-containing protein, whose translation MHAPTLQRRTVSGSAQPPQIRLICLACSQDHLSQYRAWSVALNDHIELVTVNVLAYGDPIRSLPLHGNPTLIDSLIERLQVYLRKPHALFGQGAGAQLALALARHTEQLHPGQTRHLFVATSDSPQADPAEAAAGLSVPVTALYPSGSLPRMLGWHDHSGREIELIELPDAAGDAPQLNQRLIQIINTHLGLLSL comes from the coding sequence GTGCACGCTCCTACACTTCAGCGCAGAACCGTATCGGGCTCTGCCCAGCCGCCGCAGATCCGCCTGATCTGCCTTGCCTGCAGCCAGGATCATCTGAGCCAGTACCGTGCCTGGTCGGTGGCGCTCAACGACCATATCGAACTGGTGACCGTCAACGTGCTGGCCTACGGCGACCCGATCCGTTCACTGCCCTTGCACGGCAACCCCACCCTGATCGACTCGCTGATCGAGCGCTTGCAGGTGTACCTGCGTAAACCCCACGCCCTGTTCGGCCAGGGTGCCGGGGCGCAATTGGCCCTGGCTCTGGCCCGGCACACCGAGCAACTGCACCCGGGGCAAACCCGCCACCTGTTTGTCGCCACCAGCGACAGCCCGCAGGCAGACCCGGCCGAAGCGGCCGCCGGGCTCAGCGTGCCGGTCACTGCGCTGTATCCGTCAGGATCGCTGCCGCGCATGCTCGGCTGGCACGACCACAGCGGCCGGGAGATCGAGCTGATCGAACTGCCCGACGCCGCGGGCGATGCGCCGCAACTTAACCAGCGGCTGATTCAAATCATCAACACCCACCTGGGCCTGCTCAGCCTCTGA
- a CDS encoding diiron oxygenase, with amino-acid sequence MNALDYTSCAEAWESRATIRTRPRRLVEDDQRLIYPLSRQPLVLSETFVRACPQQRDFALAQSLYKFINDVVIFETEIVDHTARRIAKDRFAIRFPFACRYDAMTVVVDEDYHALVAMDFMHQTIALTGIEPIALPREIELSRAIPAALALAPEHLRDALELICVGIAENTLTDDVAAFARDDTVKPSVKGLMADHLLDEGRHSTFWARLVRIYWHSAPEADRRCIADILPVFLAQYLTNDIQKAFDFSLIEHLPIGETARQALRQEVTAMAYPIDHRHPLLGNILRLFRASSMLDSPCVQQALAHYLPEPRRAP; translated from the coding sequence ATGAACGCCCTCGACTACACCTCCTGTGCCGAGGCCTGGGAGAGCCGGGCGACCATCCGCACCCGGCCACGACGCCTGGTCGAGGATGATCAGCGCCTGATCTACCCGCTCAGCCGCCAGCCGCTGGTGCTCAGCGAAACCTTTGTCCGCGCGTGCCCGCAGCAGCGCGATTTCGCCCTGGCCCAGAGCCTCTACAAGTTCATCAACGACGTGGTGATTTTCGAGACCGAGATCGTCGACCACACCGCCCGGCGGATCGCCAAGGACCGCTTCGCCATTCGCTTTCCGTTCGCCTGCCGCTATGACGCCATGACCGTGGTGGTCGATGAGGACTACCACGCCTTGGTGGCCATGGACTTCATGCACCAGACCATCGCCCTGACCGGCATCGAGCCGATTGCCCTGCCCCGGGAGATCGAGCTGAGCCGGGCGATACCCGCAGCCCTGGCGCTGGCACCGGAACACCTGCGCGACGCCCTTGAGCTGATTTGCGTGGGTATTGCCGAGAACACCCTGACGGACGACGTCGCCGCCTTTGCCCGCGATGACACGGTCAAGCCCTCGGTCAAGGGGTTGATGGCCGACCACCTGCTCGACGAGGGGCGCCACTCGACCTTCTGGGCGCGGTTGGTACGCATCTACTGGCACAGCGCGCCGGAGGCGGATCGCCGGTGCATTGCCGACATCCTCCCGGTGTTTCTCGCCCAGTACCTGACCAACGACATCCAGAAAGCCTTCGATTTCAGCCTGATCGAGCACCTGCCGATCGGCGAGACCGCGCGCCAAGCATTGCGCCAGGAGGTAACGGCGATGGCCTACCCGATCGATCACCGGCATCCGCTGCTGGGCAACATCCTGCGCCTGTTCCGCGCCAGCTCGATGCTCGATTCGCCTTGCGTACAACAGGCCCTGGCGCATTACCTGCCCGAACCAAGGAGAGCGCCATGA
- a CDS encoding DUF3050 domain-containing protein, translating to MNTLTSLLIARKAELAAHPIFTEIDCLPVLQRFMETHVFAVWDFMSLTKRLQQELTCIQLPWLPPLDPHAARLINEIVLGEESDDRPGQGHYSHFELYLDAMREVGASTAAIERFVSLQREGVGYASALQRAGASEAARQFVCHTLETALGAPAHGVAAAFLHGRESVIPTMFQRILDDWGISGEQAPTFRYYLQRHIEVDSEDHGPAAEALLARLVKGDPVQQRQVLEAAIAAVDSRIALWDRLRLSMRENVVETSA from the coding sequence ATGAATACATTGACTTCGCTTCTTATCGCCCGCAAAGCCGAACTTGCCGCACACCCGATCTTTACTGAAATCGATTGTTTGCCGGTATTGCAACGGTTCATGGAAACCCATGTCTTCGCCGTCTGGGATTTCATGTCGCTGACCAAGCGCCTGCAGCAGGAGCTGACCTGTATCCAGTTGCCCTGGCTGCCACCGCTTGACCCGCACGCCGCACGCCTGATCAACGAGATCGTTCTTGGCGAGGAGTCCGACGACCGCCCCGGCCAGGGCCACTACAGTCATTTCGAGCTGTACCTGGACGCCATGCGCGAGGTCGGCGCCAGCACAGCGGCGATCGAGCGCTTCGTCAGCCTGCAGCGTGAAGGCGTGGGTTACGCCAGTGCCCTGCAGCGTGCAGGCGCCAGCGAGGCAGCCCGGCAGTTCGTCTGCCACACGCTGGAAACCGCCCTGGGCGCACCGGCCCATGGTGTCGCAGCAGCCTTTCTGCACGGCCGCGAAAGCGTCATCCCGACCATGTTCCAGCGCATCCTCGATGACTGGGGTATCAGCGGCGAACAGGCGCCCACCTTCCGTTACTACCTGCAGCGGCACATCGAGGTCGATTCCGAAGACCACGGCCCGGCCGCCGAGGCCTTGCTGGCAAGGCTGGTCAAAGGCGACCCGGTGCAACAACGCCAGGTGCTCGAAGCCGCCATTGCCGCCGTCGACAGCCGCATTGCCCTGTGGGACCGCTTGCGCCTGTCGATGCGTGAAAACGTCGTGGAGACCAGCGCATGA
- a CDS encoding SRPBCC family protein, producing MQALQPDTLIHNPEGCHVVASVEIASAAASVWNIVGNFAGFPVFIPALAHIEMTGSGVRSVRKKLFKDGNVVIEQLNSRDDQAMYMTWSLIYTSLNIGNLWAAMQVEALGERQARATWTIQAEPWQGGSEAMPGFQAFLQGFADEAMNNVKNLLS from the coding sequence ATGCAAGCACTCCAACCCGACACACTTATCCACAACCCCGAAGGCTGCCACGTAGTGGCCAGCGTCGAGATCGCCAGCGCTGCCGCCAGCGTCTGGAACATCGTCGGCAACTTTGCCGGCTTCCCGGTGTTCATCCCGGCCCTGGCGCACATCGAGATGACCGGTAGCGGCGTACGCTCGGTGCGCAAGAAGCTGTTCAAGGACGGCAACGTGGTCATCGAGCAGCTCAACAGCCGCGACGACCAGGCCATGTACATGACCTGGAGCCTGATCTACACCAGCCTGAACATCGGCAACCTGTGGGCGGCGATGCAGGTCGAGGCGCTGGGCGAGCGTCAGGCGCGGGCGACCTGGACCATCCAGGCCGAGCCATGGCAAGGCGGCAGCGAGGCAATGCCTGGCTTTCAGGCGTTTTTGCAGGGGTTTGCCGATGAGGCAATGAACAATGTGAAGAATTTGCTGAGTTAA